A portion of the Leptospira noumeaensis genome contains these proteins:
- a CDS encoding YgaP family membrane protein produces the protein MFQNMGLYDRIIRVVVGLVLGGLYLGGVVEGTTAIVLFVIGLVMIATSAIGFCPAYLPFKFTTKEK, from the coding sequence ATGTTTCAAAATATGGGTCTTTATGACCGAATCATTCGAGTTGTCGTAGGATTAGTATTAGGTGGTCTCTATCTAGGTGGGGTTGTAGAAGGAACAACTGCAATTGTACTTTTTGTAATTGGGCTTGTGATGATTGCTACCTCTGCCATTGGATTCTGTCCAGCTTACCTTCCTTTTAAATTCACAACGAAAGAAAAATAA